The Aquitalea magnusonii region GGGTGGTGTTGCGCATGGGCAGTTTCAGCCGCGTGACCGATCCGGGCCTGCAGTGGCATGCGCCTTACCCGTTTGAAAAGGTTGAAATCGTCAACCTTACCGAACTGCGCAGCGTGGAAGTGGGCTATCGCAGCAATGCCAAGAACAAAGTGCCGGAAGAATCCCTAATGCTGACGGCAGACCAGAACATCATTGATGTACAACTGTCGGTGCAGTACGACGTGAAGGACCCCAAAGCCTTCCTGTTCAATAATGCGGCTGCAGATCACAATGCCAACGATATTGTGAAGCAAGCGACGGAGACGGCTATCCGGGAAGTGGTTGGACGCAACAAGGTTGACTTTGTGCTCAATGAAGGCCGCTCCCAGATTGCTGCAGATGCACAAAAAGTGATTCAGGACATTCTGGATCGCTATGGCCTGGGCGTGCGCATTGCCAAGGTCAATATCAATGCGGTGCAGCCTCCCGAGCAGGTGCTTGCCGCCTTTGATGATGCAGTCAAGGCCGGTCAGGATAAGGACAAGTTGCGCAATGAAGGCTTGGCCTATGCCAACGATGTCGTCCCCAGGGCAAAGGGGATGGCCGCCAGACTGGAGCAGGAGGCCGAAGCTTATCAGCAGAAAGTGGTAGCGGAGGCAGAGGGGGATGCGTCGCGCTTCAAACAAGTGTTGTCGGAATACAACAAGGCTCCCAAGGTCATGCGTGACCGCCTTTATCTGGACATGATGCAGCAAGTAATGAGTGCCACCAGCAAGGTGATTGTGGA contains the following coding sequences:
- the hflK gene encoding FtsH protease activity modulator HflK, which produces MSQNDPNRGRRGSDGPPDLDEIFRQLNQRLARLLGARPPAGGQPGPQPQAAFKGGAIAVVGVLAALWLGSGFYVVDAKEQGVVLRMGSFSRVTDPGLQWHAPYPFEKVEIVNLTELRSVEVGYRSNAKNKVPEESLMLTADQNIIDVQLSVQYDVKDPKAFLFNNAAADHNANDIVKQATETAIREVVGRNKVDFVLNEGRSQIAADAQKVIQDILDRYGLGVRIAKVNINAVQPPEQVLAAFDDAVKAGQDKDKLRNEGLAYANDVVPRAKGMAARLEQEAEAYQQKVVAEAEGDASRFKQVLSEYNKAPKVMRDRLYLDMMQQVMSATSKVIVDQKGGNSLLYLPLDKLTQAANAPAPNGAAAPTAAPPAAPVPAPAAPAVRNGKSGRDSGRSRDIFGGEH